CGTTCGCTTTACCGACTTTTACGCCGCCCAGGCTGTCTGCTCTGCGTCCCGGTCGGCTTTGTTAACCGGCTGTTATCCGAATCGGATCGGAATCCAGGGCGCACTCGGCCCACAATCAAAAATCGGCATCAACGCTGAAGAAACCACCATCGCCGAAGTCGTCAAGCCATTGGGTTACGCCACCGCCATCTATGGAAAATGGCACCTCGGTCATCTACCTGAATTCCTCCCCACCCGGCACGGCTTCGATGAATATTTCGGGCTCCCCTACTCCAACGACATGTGGCCCTTTCATCCCACCGCCGGCAAACGTTTTCCCGATCTCCCGCTGATCGAAAATGAAACCGTCATCAACCCCAAAGTCACCGGCAAAGAACAGGCCCAGCTCACCACCTGGTATACCGAACACGCCGTCTCCTTCATCAACAAAAATCATGACCGACCGTTTTTCCTCTACGTCCCCCACTCCATGCCTCACGTTCCCCTGTTCGTCAGCGATAAATTCAAAGGCAAATCGGAACAGGGGCTCTACGGCGATGTGATCATGGAAATCGACTGGTCTGTCGGCCAGATCCGGCAAGCCCTCAAAGAAAACGGCATCGAAGACAATACCCTGGTCATCTTCACCTCTGACAATGGCCCCTGGCTCTCCTACGGTGATCACGCCGGCTCGGCTCTACCGCTCCGCGAAGGGAAGGGAACAGCCTGGGACGGCGGACAGCGTGAGCCCTGCATCATGGCCTGGCCTGGACAGATCCCTGCAGGCACCGTCTGCAACCAGATGGCCATGACCATTGATATCCTGCCGACCATCGCGTATCTCTCCGGCGGAAAAGTCCCCCAGGACCGCATCATCGACGGCAAAAATATCTGGCCTCTGATGAGCGGCGAAAAAGGAGCCAAGTCGCCACACGAAGCCCTACTCTTTTACTGGGGCGGTCATTTGAATGCTGTCCGTAGCGGCAAATGGAAACTGCATTTCCCTCATCCGTATCGCAGCCTGAAAGACAAACCCGGTTCCGGCGGTACCCCCGGCCCCTACATTCAAAAGAAAACCGGCCTCGCTCTGTATGATCTCAAAAACGATATCAGCGAAAGCAAAAACGTGGCCGACCAGCATCCTGATGTCGTCAAACGCCTGACCGCGCTCGCAGAACAGGCCCGCGACGATCTCGGCGACACCGGCACCAAACGAAAAGGCAAAAATAAACGCCAACCAGGCCGCGTGGACTGAAGCCAGCGTTTCATTTTCACGCGTTTATTCAATCATCTCCTCGGCAAAGCTGCGATATGCTGCGCCGAGATTCTCAGCCATGGAACCGGCAAACTGATGAAACTGCCCTGATTTTATTGCCGCCACAACCGCTGACGCAACCAGTTCCGGCGGATCAGCCACTTCGAAGCCGGCATCGTCTCCCATATCCGTCGCAGTAGGTCCCGGATGGATGCTGATCACGGCGGTCCCCTGCTCCTCTAGAATTTGTTTCAATGCCTGCGTCACAGAATAAGCGGCTGCCTTCGAAGCACAATACGTTGTGAACTCCGGCACATTTTTCAAAGAGGCAATCGAATTCACCTGCACCAGTACTCCGCCACCATTGCGTTTGAGTACCGGGGCAAAGGCCTGCGCAACACGAATCAATCCATACACGTTCGTGTTGATCTCGTACTCCAATGCCTCAATCGCATCCGCCGACAAAGCAGACGTGCTGGTGAGCACTCCCGCGTTATTCACAACCAGTGAAACATCACTGGCGACTTCAGCCGCTTTGTTGATGATCTCTGGCTTCGTCAAATCCAGTTCCAAAGGAACCACGCGATCCCCATACGCTTCAGTGAGCGCAGTCACCGATTCAGGCTTTCGCACAGCCGCATAAACCTTCGCGGCTCCTGCTTCCATGAACGCTTCCAGAATCGCCTTACCAATCCCACGATTTGCTCCCGTCACCAAAGCGACCTGATTTCGTATTTCATAAGTCATCAAATCATTCTTTCCCTGAATAAATTTTCGCGATTGAACCGCGCGATCCATTACATCCTTTAATCTAACTCCCGCACCGCATCACACTCATGATTGGCAATCAATACAGCCAGATCGCGAAACGTCTGCAGCTCTGGCGGTAGTGGGTTTATTATATGCCTCACAATGAACGCTGCAATCGTCCCCAGAAAGATCATAAAAAACAGCCCCATTATGAAAGTTTCCCCAATATTGTATGAACTCATCACCGGCATCAACGCTCCCCAGAGGAAGCACCATCCGATAAAGGTCATCACATCCATCCATAACCAGTAGATAGGAAGCTTCGCCACTCTCTGTCCTGTCATCCAGCGTAGTTGTGACCAGAAATTGATCAGCGAATACCCCTTCAAAACATCCCCAATTCGCGTACTCGGCCCGAAGGTCGGAGACCGTTTTTTCAACGTTCTCACAAGCTGTTGAATACCATAAAAAGCCCCCGCGGGTCCGCACTCTGTACCGAGCACCTCTACCGGCTGAAAAGAAATCGCAGTCGCCCGTACTGCGATAAACTGCGCCAATCTGCGAAAAGTAAAATCCGCGGCATAAAGACGCTCCCACTCTTCTTGATCATCTTCCAAAAGCTCCAGTCCAAAATACTCGGTCCATTCCTTTTCAGAACATTGAAAATGAAAGTAATACTCCATCATCTGGAACCATGAGAATACATCATCGAGTTCAATCTCTTCCTGTGCCCAACGAGGTATGGGGGTCTGCAAGAAATAATCGATGCGAGCATCTGCATCAAAAGCCGGATAGCGACTTAACCAGTCTGGCGTATCAGAAAAAATCACTTCCTCTACTCCACGCAGAATCTGCTTTTCCGTATATCGTAACGGACTCATTGAGAATTCCTCTTAAGAATGATTTGAGGCAACATTCGCCGGGATCCACTCTGCATCACCGCCGTGGTCTGCAATCCACACCGCCAGATCGCGAAATGTCTGTAGCTCTGGTGGCAGTGGATCTGAACGATGAGTGTAGAGGGAATTAACAAACCAGGTTGAAATTACATACAGAACTGCGCCAAGCAAGATGTAGAAGTTCCCTGTTAAGAACACCATGGGGAAGGTGATCAACAGACCCCAGAAGGCAATCATGCAGCCCCAATTCGTGAGAAATCCCCAGTGTCTCGAAAGCTGAGGCAGACGTACTCCTGATCTCCAGCTGAGTTGACTCCAGAAGGAATTCAGCTGATAACCACGAAACGCGTCAATGATGTTTGTACTCGGCGTCACCTGACATTTCGCTGAAACCAGCTGATTTGAAATCTGCTCGATGCCATAAAACACACCCGCAGATCGACACTCTTTGTTGATCACCATCACGGGCTCAAAGGAAACCGTATTCACGGCCCGCTTCTGAATGAATCGCGCCAGTACACCAAACGTTAACTGCGGCGCGATCTCGTTTTTCAATACTTTAAGATTAGGCGTTTCTGGAAACCCCAACTCTTCATACAGCTCTTTAAGCGAAATCTTGATGTCGAACAACTTTTCCAGACGGAAAATGATATCAAACGGATCAACCGGAGCCCTTAAATGTTCCTCTTTCATGTACAGATCAATGCGAGTCTCAGCATCGAACGGACGCTCGGTTCCCATCGCATCACACCAGCATTCATAGATACCGGCCAGAATCTGCTTTTCAGAATATTGTGTCTCTGTCATCGAAGTCCCCTTTCGACAAGCGACAGTAAAATGATTCGCAAGAGCTTCATCTCATTAATTCAAATCATAAAAGATATCACCCGCCGTTGATAGAAAATCTTCCTCCATCCCCCAAAATCGGGATTTTTTGATTTCACTCTTCGTTCTCCTGATGCACAATATGAAGATTTGATGCAGGTTTGATGAACCTGCTCTGAGGCGCTTGAGTGAATCGTGAACCATACTCACAATGATCCAACCATTTAGATGCCTTGTATATATGAAGATTCAGACCATTTAACTCCATCCAAAGGATGCACCGATTATGTACGCGAACCGGGCCTCGCTGATTCGGATGCTCATACTGCTGTTGATCTGGAAATGCTCCCCACTCGAACTCCTCGCTTGCACCACCGCCGTCATCAGTGGAAACGCGACGGCTGACGGGCGTCCTCTGCTCTGGAAAAACCGTGATACTTCTGCCAGTCATAACGAAGTCATCCTGCTCACTGCAGGACCGCTCCGTGCTGTCGCAGTTGTGAATGCGGGCGCTCGCAAGTCGGCCTGGATGGGCATGAACGAAGCCGGCTTCTGCATCGAAAATTCGTTGAGCAAAGACCTCAGTATCAAAGGCAAGAAATCAGGACCAGCCAATGGCCGCTTCATGAAACAGGCACTGCAAACCTGTAAGACGGTAGCCGACTTCAAAAAGCTGCTTGATGAAACCAACAAAACCGGCCGCCGCACCCTTTCCAATTTCGGCGTGATTGATGCACAGGGCGGCGCTGCCCTGTTTGAGACCGGCCCCAACAGCTATACCATGTTCGATGCCAACGATCCCGCGACCGCACCCCACGGTTATATTGTCCGTTCCAACTTCGCCACCACCGCCCGCGATTTTCCCGCCAATCCGACGCCCGAACAGCTGGGAAAAATTTACTCCGCCGAACGGTATTCCCAGGCCTGTTCCCGCCTCGACCTGCAAAAAGCAAAAGGCATCACCGTCGACTATCTCATTCGCAATCTGACGCGCGATCTTTCCAGTAAAACAGGTACCCCCTGGCCCGGCACCGTGAATGGCTCGAAACAAAAGCTGCCCGCCATTATCAAGACCAACAACACTATCAGCCGCACGACCACTGTTTCCGCAGCCGTCTTTCAAGGCGTCAAACCAGGAGAAGATCCAAGCCTCGCCACGATGTGGACCATCCTCGGCGATCCCAGTTTCTCCATCGCCGTCCCCTGTTGGGTTGCAGTGCAGGACATCGCCGATCCGCTTGCCGACGACAATGGAGCCGCGCTCGGCGAGATCGCCATTACCCTGCGTGCCTGGAGCAAGACCGACGACGGCAAAGGCATCAAAACGGAATATCTGCCCGGCATCTGGTCCGATCTCTGGCCCGTCGAAGACCAAATTCTGAAACTCACACAATCGTTCCAGCAAGGACGCCGTGAGCATGGTTATTCTGCGGATGCCATCACTCGCTTTCATCAGAAAATGGCGTTGCTCGCTATGACGGCGATGCAAAAAGAACTCCGCGATATGAAACAGGCGGCACTCGCTCTGCCAACTCCGCCCCCGCCTCGATTTGCTCCGGTCAAAAAGACCATCGTGATCCCCTGACCTCGAATTCTCATACAAGGATTTGGTACTGATGCACCATTTCACGTTTCGACCATCCCAGTTTTTCGTCCTCAGTTTCCTGATTCTTCCCTGTTCGGCTGATGCCGAGGAAGCCAAACCTGCGACGAAACTGGTTCGCGTGGCTGTGTTTGATTATACCGGAGAAGAATCCAACGGACCACGAAATCTGAAACGCATCCTGACACCCGAGCATGGCTTCTCTTTTCAAGTCATCACTGCTGAGGAAATACGGAACGGCTCCCTCAAGGATTTTGACGTCCTCATCATGCCCGGCGGCAGTGGCGGAAAACAGGCTAAGACCCTGAAACCAGAGGGCCGCGAAGCGGTCCGCACTTTTGTCAAAAACGGAGGCGGCTACGTCGGCATCTGTGCCGGCGCGTATCTCGCCTCTTCGCATTACGACTGGTCGCTCGATCTGATCAACGCCCGCGTCTGGGATCGTGCGCACTGGAAACGGGGGCAGAAAAAGGTTGCCATCCAACTCACTCCGGCAGGTCAGGAAGTCCTCAGCAAAACCCAAGCGAAATTCAACATCTATTATGCGAACGGCCCCTTGCTCGTTCCCGACAATCAACCCGATCTTCCCGGCTACGAAGTCCTCGCCCGCTTTGAAACGGAAGTCGCCAGAAACGGCGCTCCCACTGAAGCGATGATCGGCACACACGCCATCATCCGCTCCCAATTCGGCTCCGGTCGCGTCATCTGTTTCAGTCCTCACGCCGAAGTCAAAAACGGCCCCCACTCCCTGATCGCCTCCGGCATCTACTGGGCCGCGAATCCTGAATAACGACGGTCAGTTTCATGCTCATCGTTTCACTCTTTGTCTAAGATTTGCCCAATCCCCTTCCCGATCTTCAGCTTGACACGTTCCCGAATCGAACGAAACTATGCGGAGATAACGTCGCGCGTGCGAGGCACGAATTTCTCGTTTGCTCGCATTCCCTGTTTTTAACTGGACTTAGCAAAATCAGCATTCAGGCGCCTCATTTGAAGCAACAACTGGTTTCTAACGCATAGGAAAATCGTTTCACCCAACAAATACAGAGTATAACCGATATCAACGCCTCGCCCCAGTTCACTCTGAGTAGTACGCTAAAATGGCGTTATCAGAGCGTTTCAAAGAACTTCATGAGTGGATGTCAAGGCATCCCAAGACTTCATGGCCCCTTCATAAGCGTTCGATTTGGTACTCATTCTGAAGTCAGCATACTAACAGTTGCCCCTTTGTCGCAGATGGGGAGAATCAAACGCGTGCAACAACTCACGACTCAGAAATCCCAGATCGAAAGCCACACGCGGTTGCGTTCTGGAACCAAAAATAATCCGTTCGCCGCGTGTGGGTTTGATGTCATTCCTGATTTCAATGAATCTCCTGCGCTCACTTATTCTGTCTCGCTTTTGCCTCTTCGTTTGACGTTCACATATCGCACGACATCTCTGATCGTCTGAATTTTATCATAGTCGTTATCTGGAATCACGATATCATACTCATCCTCTAATTTCATCACGAGTTCAACCAGGTCCAGGGAATCTAGAGAATCGGCATTCAACTCTGCAAATCGAGAATCTACTGTGATCGAAGATGGCGTAGTGCCGAGCACATCTTGTGAATATTTTGTGAGTGATTTGACAAGTTCCGTAGAGAACCAGAGCAGACAACCACATTGAGGACAAGGCGCATCGTTTGCCGGGTCTGAAAACTCAATGCTGACACTGGCCCCACATACGGGACAATGACTGGGAAATCCTTCAGGTGTGCGGGAAGAAACTGTCATAGGCGTTTCCAATCCATTTATAACCGGCTTCCATACCAACTGCTGTTTACAACAGAAATCATAATTGACAATTAGAATCATTCAGATTCACTGGAACTCGTTGCGGGCTTGGATTCGCTTTGATCTGGGCTGCTCGAAAGTTCTGGATGCAACAGCTTCTTGAAATCAACAAACACAATCTTTGTATCACCCAGCGTGATATGCCCCGCCTTCAGTCCCTGGGAAGCCCCCGAGAAATACTGTTCTAATTTGGACAGTGGCACGATGGGAACGCCCTGGTGCGTTTCAATCAGTAGAATACTCCCTCTGGCCTGCGGCAGGTGTTTATCGTAATCCGTGTTGAAGGAAAGTTTCACAGTCCACCCCTCGCGTTGCGCCATCGTCTGCAGCATTTGATAATAAGGGGCATTCCCAATGATGTAACATTTGTGTTCCAGTTTGACGGCAGCGACCTCGTCGGTGGGAAGCAGACTCGCATCGAGTTTCGTAAAATACTCTCTGGTTTGCTGTTTCCAATCTTCCCACTGCAGCGACATGATCATTGCTTTGGGATCATTGCCTTTATGATAAGCAAAACGATTTCCAGGTAAGATTCGAGACTGGGGAGAGTAGCCCGGATACAGCTTGCGTGCCCCCGGATCGAGTAAGACCCACTGTTTGTCGAGATAAACTTCGAGAAAGACATGTCCCGACCAGGTTTGAAATGGCCGTCCTTGTTTCAAATCCCAGATCCAGAGCACATCCATCGTCTTCACCCAGACAGTCGGAATGCCGGCACGCTTCAAAAGCACGCCACACACAATCGCATAATCGGCACACCCGCCATAACAACCTTCTTTGACGACGGTATCATAGTTTCTCCAGTGGTACGCTTCATCGGCCTTATACTTGAGTGTCCCCGTCATCCAATCTAACACATTCAGGACAGTCTTGCGGTCACTTTTCCCTTTCAGCTTTAACGCCTGAGCGGCAATCTCTGCCTGATTTCCCAGGGAATCGGGAACTACGAGATACTTTGAAGGTGTTGCGTAGTCAATTGCATCAAAGACCGGCTCGGTCGCGAACGCAGTCGAGCTCAACAGAATCAGACAGACCAGTGATCGCCACATCGGAATACTCCTTTGATCAAGAAAAGAATCAGACTCGCTTATTGTCCTGATGCCACTGTCTAATTAGCCCCCTGCATCGCCTCCAGGTACATTCGATAACCTTCAAGCTCTTCATCAGTCACGGGTACCTGTTTGATGAACACAGGGTTGTCTTGTAAAAAACCTTCCTTTGCGATTGGAAAATGTCCAATCCCGATACCAGCCGGATCATTGAGACCTCCAAGCGTAAGCACCGCAGGATCAACGTCTGCTGGTTTCGCTGTGAATTTATTGGCGTAGCTACGAATATGCACGCTCATGTCATCTACTGCAAGCACCTTCATAACAGAAAAAGTACCTTCATTGTTCTGCGAATAGTACAGTCCGCCAACGACAATTTCCGGTGATGAATCATTTTTTTCGTTTTCGGAATGAGACGAGGAGCACCCGTATAACAAACACAGAATCGCG
This genomic interval from Gimesia alba contains the following:
- a CDS encoding acyl carrier protein — translated: MLWFSTELVKSLTKYSQDVLGTTPSSITVDSRFAELNADSLDSLDLVELVMKLEDEYDIVIPDNDYDKIQTIRDVVRYVNVKRRGKSETE
- a CDS encoding C45 family peptidase, coding for MYANRASLIRMLILLLIWKCSPLELLACTTAVISGNATADGRPLLWKNRDTSASHNEVILLTAGPLRAVAVVNAGARKSAWMGMNEAGFCIENSLSKDLSIKGKKSGPANGRFMKQALQTCKTVADFKKLLDETNKTGRRTLSNFGVIDAQGGAALFETGPNSYTMFDANDPATAPHGYIVRSNFATTARDFPANPTPEQLGKIYSAERYSQACSRLDLQKAKGITVDYLIRNLTRDLSSKTGTPWPGTVNGSKQKLPAIIKTNNTISRTTTVSAAVFQGVKPGEDPSLATMWTILGDPSFSIAVPCWVAVQDIADPLADDNGAALGEIAITLRAWSKTDDGKGIKTEYLPGIWSDLWPVEDQILKLTQSFQQGRREHGYSADAITRFHQKMALLAMTAMQKELRDMKQAALALPTPPPPRFAPVKKTIVIP
- a CDS encoding BPL-N domain-containing protein; its protein translation is MHHFTFRPSQFFVLSFLILPCSADAEEAKPATKLVRVAVFDYTGEESNGPRNLKRILTPEHGFSFQVITAEEIRNGSLKDFDVLIMPGGSGGKQAKTLKPEGREAVRTFVKNGGGYVGICAGAYLASSHYDWSLDLINARVWDRAHWKRGQKKVAIQLTPAGQEVLSKTQAKFNIYYANGPLLVPDNQPDLPGYEVLARFETEVARNGAPTEAMIGTHAIIRSQFGSGRVICFSPHAEVKNGPHSLIASGIYWAANPE
- a CDS encoding SDR family oxidoreductase: MTYEIRNQVALVTGANRGIGKAILEAFMEAGAAKVYAAVRKPESVTALTEAYGDRVVPLELDLTKPEIINKAAEVASDVSLVVNNAGVLTSTSALSADAIEALEYEINTNVYGLIRVAQAFAPVLKRNGGGVLVQVNSIASLKNVPEFTTYCASKAAAYSVTQALKQILEEQGTAVISIHPGPTATDMGDDAGFEVADPPELVASAVVAAIKSGQFHQFAGSMAENLGAAYRSFAEEMIE
- a CDS encoding sulfatase family protein, translated to MAGFNLGCPSYLNRTRISCLSLLVLLIIVASIQTATAATRPAKQHPNFVVIFTDDQGYQDVGVFGSPNIKTPNLDQMAKDGVRFTDFYAAQAVCSASRSALLTGCYPNRIGIQGALGPQSKIGINAEETTIAEVVKPLGYATAIYGKWHLGHLPEFLPTRHGFDEYFGLPYSNDMWPFHPTAGKRFPDLPLIENETVINPKVTGKEQAQLTTWYTEHAVSFINKNHDRPFFLYVPHSMPHVPLFVSDKFKGKSEQGLYGDVIMEIDWSVGQIRQALKENGIEDNTLVIFTSDNGPWLSYGDHAGSALPLREGKGTAWDGGQREPCIMAWPGQIPAGTVCNQMAMTIDILPTIAYLSGGKVPQDRIIDGKNIWPLMSGEKGAKSPHEALLFYWGGHLNAVRSGKWKLHFPHPYRSLKDKPGSGGTPGPYIQKKTGLALYDLKNDISESKNVADQHPDVVKRLTALAEQARDDLGDTGTKRKGKNKRQPGRVD
- a CDS encoding transglutaminase-like domain-containing protein translates to MWRSLVCLILLSSTAFATEPVFDAIDYATPSKYLVVPDSLGNQAEIAAQALKLKGKSDRKTVLNVLDWMTGTLKYKADEAYHWRNYDTVVKEGCYGGCADYAIVCGVLLKRAGIPTVWVKTMDVLWIWDLKQGRPFQTWSGHVFLEVYLDKQWVLLDPGARKLYPGYSPQSRILPGNRFAYHKGNDPKAMIMSLQWEDWKQQTREYFTKLDASLLPTDEVAAVKLEHKCYIIGNAPYYQMLQTMAQREGWTVKLSFNTDYDKHLPQARGSILLIETHQGVPIVPLSKLEQYFSGASQGLKAGHITLGDTKIVFVDFKKLLHPELSSSPDQSESKPATSSSESE